The proteins below are encoded in one region of Amorphus orientalis:
- a CDS encoding response regulator: MLSSASDAGRPIILCVEDEADLRRDIAEELASSGYDVRQASDGLEALTELQTTRPDLILCDITMPRLDGYELMKSARLKHPELADVPFVFLTALSSRDDILSGKLAGADDYLVKPVDFDLMLASIEARLSQVRRVRGKVRDELETARRAVGGLQGGGEDWTAAAAGALDLIAVGVVLTDRSRQVVFANRAARRLAEEDDGIGIGTTLQPASPDATGRLSAALRRVAELAARGNEEQIGLSLPRPSGRRDLLAIICALPQEAATGDGGPTSIVFLSDPDRRPAFSDAFIAPLFGLTSAESQLALALAEGKRREDIAREFGISQTTVAFHMRNLFQKTGTHRQADLVALLLVGLAAVSPETG; the protein is encoded by the coding sequence GTGCTATCCAGTGCCAGTGACGCCGGCAGGCCGATCATCCTCTGCGTCGAGGACGAGGCCGACCTTCGCCGTGACATCGCGGAAGAGCTCGCCTCGAGCGGATACGATGTGCGTCAGGCCTCCGACGGGCTCGAGGCCCTCACGGAACTCCAGACGACCCGCCCCGACCTCATCCTGTGCGACATCACCATGCCCCGCCTCGACGGCTACGAGCTGATGAAGTCCGCACGGCTGAAGCATCCCGAGCTGGCCGACGTGCCGTTCGTGTTCCTGACGGCCCTCAGCAGCCGTGACGACATCCTGTCGGGCAAGCTCGCCGGGGCTGACGACTACCTGGTGAAGCCGGTCGACTTCGACCTGATGCTGGCGAGCATCGAGGCGCGTCTCAGCCAGGTCAGGCGCGTGCGCGGGAAGGTGCGTGACGAACTGGAGACCGCCAGGCGGGCCGTCGGCGGCTTGCAGGGCGGCGGCGAGGACTGGACGGCCGCTGCCGCCGGCGCGCTCGACCTGATTGCGGTCGGGGTCGTGCTGACCGACCGGTCGCGCCAGGTCGTCTTCGCCAATCGCGCCGCCAGGCGCCTGGCCGAGGAAGACGACGGGATCGGCATCGGGACGACGCTGCAACCGGCGTCGCCGGACGCGACGGGACGGCTGAGCGCAGCCTTGCGCCGTGTCGCCGAGCTGGCCGCGCGCGGAAACGAGGAGCAGATCGGGCTCAGCCTGCCGCGTCCGTCCGGCCGGCGCGACCTGCTCGCGATCATCTGCGCCTTGCCGCAGGAGGCTGCGACCGGAGACGGAGGACCGACGTCGATCGTCTTCCTGTCGGACCCCGATCGCCGCCCCGCCTTCTCCGACGCGTTCATCGCTCCCCTGTTCGGGCTGACGTCGGCGGAATCGCAGCTGGCGCTGGCGCTCGCCGAAGGCAAGCGGCGCGAGGACATCGCCCGCGAGTTCGGCATCTCGCAGACGACCGTCGCCTTTCACATGCGCAACCTCTTCCAGAAGACCGGCACGCATCGCCAGGCCGACCTGGTGGCACTGCTTCTGGTCGGACTTGCCGCCGTCTCGCCCGAAACCGGCTGA
- a CDS encoding sensor histidine kinase, with the protein MIGGRKARLAFSVSGVAIFAFVMLLVFALVRLWGPAAETRRHVDNNMLWALSQAHAATLLLDSAVARRAGGVPGDVALERRYNVLLSRLNLLTQGPQARYLADRGFAEPIERRKQDVLALDPQVSSLSVGDVELAGRIHGVLGPLEQLLGRAANKAMVSQWNAIGERLDAEHSAIVQVIASILAIAGLGGMISILMVRAVLANQQAQQALRRETEMREAYRSFVDLVSHQFRTPLSVMDASMQRILRRGELMPREEIAQRVRRMRHLIGDLTTLIDTTLDGMQADAGKIEVCEQVCDPVALLENVRHRQLEATPGRLVDLNVGANVPRRVLSDPVLVEQVLANLLSNAIKYSPEGERVVVTLQADGDSLAFSVRDDGIGIPDDEQGQVFSRFFRARTAAGYPGTGVGLNVSRRIAETLGGSLSLRSKQGLGSTFTLQLPLVPAELGEDHASAPPSGRSHKTRRQPVRTNGAGWERP; encoded by the coding sequence ATGATCGGCGGCAGGAAGGCCCGGCTCGCCTTTTCCGTCTCAGGTGTCGCGATATTCGCATTCGTCATGCTGCTCGTCTTCGCGCTCGTCCGGCTCTGGGGGCCGGCGGCCGAGACGCGCCGCCACGTCGACAACAACATGCTGTGGGCGCTCTCCCAGGCGCATGCCGCGACGCTGCTTCTCGACAGCGCGGTGGCGCGGCGCGCGGGGGGCGTGCCCGGCGACGTGGCGCTCGAGCGGCGCTACAACGTGCTGCTGAGCCGCCTCAACCTGCTGACCCAGGGGCCGCAAGCCCGCTATCTGGCCGATCGCGGCTTTGCCGAACCTATCGAGAGGCGGAAGCAGGACGTACTCGCCCTGGATCCCCAGGTCTCCTCGCTGTCGGTGGGAGACGTCGAGCTGGCCGGCCGCATCCACGGCGTGCTGGGGCCTCTCGAACAACTGCTCGGCCGGGCTGCCAACAAGGCCATGGTCAGTCAGTGGAACGCCATCGGGGAACGGCTCGACGCAGAGCATTCCGCCATCGTTCAGGTGATCGCCTCGATCCTCGCCATCGCCGGGCTCGGCGGCATGATCTCCATCCTGATGGTGCGGGCCGTGCTCGCCAATCAGCAGGCGCAGCAGGCCCTGCGCCGGGAAACCGAGATGCGCGAGGCGTATCGCAGCTTCGTCGACCTGGTGTCGCATCAGTTCCGGACGCCGCTGTCGGTCATGGACGCCTCGATGCAGCGCATCCTGCGGCGCGGAGAGCTGATGCCGCGCGAGGAGATCGCGCAGCGCGTGCGCAGGATGCGCCACTTGATCGGGGACCTGACGACGCTGATCGACACCACGCTCGATGGCATGCAGGCCGATGCCGGAAAGATCGAGGTTTGCGAGCAGGTCTGCGATCCGGTGGCGCTCCTGGAAAACGTCCGGCATCGACAGCTTGAGGCCACGCCGGGACGCCTGGTCGACCTGAACGTCGGTGCCAACGTGCCGCGCCGGGTGCTCAGCGATCCCGTTCTCGTCGAGCAGGTGCTCGCCAATCTCCTGTCGAATGCCATCAAGTATTCGCCGGAGGGCGAGCGCGTCGTCGTCACGCTGCAGGCTGATGGCGATTCGCTCGCCTTTTCGGTGCGGGACGACGGGATCGGCATTCCCGACGATGAGCAGGGGCAGGTGTTCAGCCGCTTTTTTCGTGCCCGCACCGCGGCCGGCTATCCCGGCACCGGCGTCGGGCTCAACGTCTCGCGCAGGATCGCCGAAACGCTGGGCGGCTCGCTGAGCCTTCGCTCCAAGCAAGGGCTCGGCTCGACCTTCACGCTCCAGCTGCCGCTCGTCCCCGCCGAGCTCGGCGAAGACCACGCCAGCGCCCCGCCCTCGGGTCGCAGCCACAAGACACGCCGGCAGCCCGTCCGAACGAACGGGGCGGGCTGGGAGCGTCCGTAG
- a CDS encoding ABC transporter permease yields the protein MKLFIAKYGTALAGLAVLIFFVLFARNFASQANLLNVLKQMSFLTILALGFTFALITSELDLSFASLCSLAAVVTGGLIYGGTYWPLAILAGLAVGTAGGYLNGLLVTVAKVPSLIATLGSASVANGFAFMITGGVAFVGSWDPAFLALARGRVHGFPVLIFFMAAAVLVAWFMTKRLKLGVHMLATGEAQDAARRAGVQTQRMKRIGLTLSGFAAGLTAVLLVANLSSAAPQMAGDFLLNAIAAVLLGMTMFEPGRPNMAGTFVGALIISVLGNGLVLLGAPYYLQDIMLGLIVIGSVSVSASVLKKAAFSV from the coding sequence GTGAAGCTGTTCATCGCCAAATACGGAACAGCGCTCGCCGGCCTTGCGGTGCTGATCTTCTTTGTCCTGTTCGCGCGCAATTTCGCGTCCCAGGCGAATCTGCTCAACGTTCTGAAGCAGATGAGCTTCCTGACGATTTTGGCGCTCGGCTTCACCTTCGCCCTGATCACCTCCGAGCTTGACCTGTCGTTCGCCAGTCTGTGCAGTCTGGCCGCCGTGGTGACGGGCGGACTCATCTACGGCGGCACTTATTGGCCGCTGGCGATCCTCGCCGGCCTCGCCGTTGGTACCGCCGGCGGCTACCTGAACGGCCTGCTGGTGACCGTCGCCAAGGTGCCGTCGCTGATCGCGACCCTCGGCAGCGCCTCTGTGGCGAACGGCTTCGCCTTCATGATCACCGGCGGCGTCGCCTTCGTCGGAAGCTGGGACCCGGCCTTCCTAGCGCTGGCGCGCGGCCGCGTACACGGCTTTCCCGTACTGATTTTCTTCATGGCCGCCGCGGTGCTCGTCGCCTGGTTCATGACCAAGCGTCTCAAGCTCGGCGTCCACATGCTGGCCACCGGCGAAGCCCAGGACGCAGCACGCCGGGCCGGCGTGCAGACACAGCGCATGAAGCGGATCGGCCTGACCCTGTCCGGCTTCGCAGCCGGGCTGACCGCCGTGCTCCTGGTGGCGAACCTCAGCTCCGCAGCTCCGCAAATGGCGGGCGACTTCCTCCTCAATGCCATCGCGGCCGTGCTTCTCGGCATGACGATGTTCGAACCGGGTCGGCCGAACATGGCTGGAACCTTCGTCGGCGCCCTGATCATCTCGGTGCTCGGCAACGGCCTCGTTCTGCTCGGCGCCCCCTATTACCTGCAAGACATCATGCTTGGCCTCATCGTGATCGGATCGGTCAGCGTGTCGGCCAGCGTCCTGAAGAAGGCTGCGTTTTCCGTCTGA
- a CDS encoding xylulokinase: MSSILAVDLGGSALKACLFGPEGDVHGQASVPLSFDEDPTGRSEQDPDVWWQALVRCASEIAETSATAFDDVAAVAICGLTRTQVFLGARRQVLRPAIGFRDTRALGPAREALASPSVASHPAADHLNAFHPMSRLLWLKHNEPEAWAATRLVLDPKDYLNLRLTGHARSDRISQHWLLMSLRGGSPSLAEVAGIDRDVLPEIGTPHDAVGEVLPDLPGPLARLAGARVFCGSNDTWTGVAGLGALHPGRAYCISGSSEVFGLISTRPADAAGLITIAWGEDTWQIGGPGQNGANALTYFTDLLNPGDGPFSDRLAALLARSTSKRPLLFHPYLHGERTPFWDSDLRGSFFGLTAAHGPGDMIRAVMEGVAFVNRTVLERAETAGGDRATEIRIAGGGGRSAVWNQIRADILGRPVLAAPDRQMGLQGCLAIARVGLGLDPDIGTAGDTIATDFDRFDPNPVARARYDALFDVFQDSHEAVATTSHRLADIGRSCFASPARTSAQSQGVASA; the protein is encoded by the coding sequence ATGAGCTCCATCCTGGCCGTCGATCTCGGCGGGTCGGCGCTGAAGGCCTGCCTGTTCGGCCCCGAGGGCGACGTGCACGGACAGGCTTCCGTGCCGCTGTCCTTCGACGAGGACCCGACCGGACGGTCGGAGCAGGATCCGGACGTCTGGTGGCAGGCGCTGGTGCGCTGCGCCTCCGAGATCGCGGAGACCAGCGCGACCGCCTTCGACGATGTGGCCGCGGTCGCGATCTGCGGTCTGACGCGCACGCAGGTCTTTCTCGGGGCGCGCCGGCAGGTCCTGCGCCCGGCCATCGGCTTCCGCGACACCCGCGCCCTCGGTCCCGCCAGGGAGGCGCTGGCAAGCCCCTCCGTCGCGTCGCATCCGGCGGCAGATCATCTGAACGCCTTCCATCCGATGTCGCGGCTGTTGTGGCTCAAGCACAACGAACCGGAAGCCTGGGCGGCGACGCGCCTGGTCCTCGACCCGAAGGATTACCTCAACCTGCGCCTGACCGGTCACGCCCGCTCGGATCGGATATCCCAGCACTGGCTGCTGATGAGCCTGCGCGGCGGCTCGCCCTCGCTGGCCGAGGTCGCCGGCATCGACCGGGACGTCCTTCCCGAGATCGGCACACCGCACGACGCCGTCGGCGAGGTCCTTCCCGATCTTCCGGGGCCGCTCGCGCGGCTCGCCGGCGCCCGCGTCTTCTGCGGCAGCAACGACACCTGGACCGGCGTCGCCGGCCTCGGCGCCCTGCACCCGGGACGCGCCTACTGCATTTCCGGATCTTCCGAGGTTTTCGGCCTGATCAGCACGCGCCCCGCCGACGCCGCCGGACTGATCACCATTGCCTGGGGGGAAGACACCTGGCAGATCGGCGGCCCCGGCCAGAACGGTGCCAACGCGCTCACCTATTTCACCGACCTGCTCAACCCGGGCGACGGCCCGTTCTCCGACCGACTTGCCGCGCTGCTCGCCCGATCCACAAGCAAGCGGCCGCTTCTGTTCCATCCCTACCTGCACGGCGAGCGCACCCCGTTCTGGGACAGCGACCTGCGCGGCAGCTTCTTCGGGCTGACAGCGGCGCACGGGCCGGGCGACATGATCCGTGCCGTGATGGAAGGCGTCGCCTTCGTCAACCGGACGGTGCTCGAGCGCGCGGAGACCGCCGGCGGAGACCGGGCCACGGAGATCCGCATCGCCGGCGGCGGCGGTCGCAGCGCCGTGTGGAACCAGATCCGCGCCGACATTCTCGGCCGGCCGGTGCTCGCCGCCCCGGATCGGCAAATGGGACTGCAGGGTTGCCTCGCGATCGCGCGCGTCGGCCTCGGGCTCGACCCGGACATCGGTACCGCCGGAGACACGATCGCCACCGACTTCGACCGCTTCGACCCCAACCCGGTGGCCCGCGCCCGCTACGACGCGCTGTTCGACGTCTTTCAGGACAGTCACGAGGCCGTCGCCACCACCTCCCATCGCCTCGCCGACATCGGGCGCAGCTGCTTTGCAAGCCCGGCGAGGACATCCGCGCAGAGCCAAGGAGTTGCATCCGCATGA
- a CDS encoding SDR family NAD(P)-dependent oxidoreductase: protein MSEAPVALVTGAAGGIGRATIAALKRDGWRICATDLAGAPSDDGHGDLFVAADLLDRTAPAHIVEAAIGRFGRIDGLVHCAGTSHVAAFPNQEDDDWDRVIDINLSAAHRMAKAVGKALAASAHGGAMVFISSIAWLSGGANPGYGAAKAGINTLTFNIAQAMGPQGVRANAIAPGIIATDMVRGAFPDDAFARLEAAASARTPLRRLGQAGDVAELAAFLLSDRASFITGATVPVTGGLELLPPIGKLLEAN from the coding sequence ATGAGCGAAGCTCCCGTCGCCCTCGTCACCGGTGCGGCCGGCGGCATCGGCCGCGCCACGATCGCGGCCCTGAAGCGGGACGGCTGGCGCATCTGCGCCACCGACCTCGCAGGCGCGCCGTCGGACGACGGCCACGGGGACCTCTTCGTGGCGGCGGATCTTCTCGACCGGACCGCCCCCGCCCACATCGTAGAGGCCGCCATCGGCCGGTTCGGCCGTATCGACGGTCTCGTGCACTGCGCGGGAACATCGCATGTCGCCGCCTTCCCCAACCAGGAAGACGACGACTGGGATCGGGTCATCGACATCAACCTCTCCGCCGCCCATCGCATGGCAAAGGCCGTCGGCAAGGCGCTCGCCGCCAGCGCACACGGCGGGGCGATGGTGTTCATCTCGTCGATCGCCTGGCTCAGCGGGGGCGCCAATCCCGGCTATGGCGCGGCCAAGGCAGGGATCAACACGCTGACGTTCAACATCGCCCAGGCCATGGGGCCGCAGGGCGTCCGGGCGAATGCGATCGCCCCCGGGATCATCGCCACGGACATGGTGCGCGGCGCCTTTCCCGACGACGCCTTTGCCCGTCTGGAAGCGGCGGCCTCGGCCCGCACGCCGCTCAGACGGCTTGGCCAGGCCGGGGACGTCGCAGAACTGGCTGCCTTTCTTCTCTCCGATCGGGCCAGCTTCATCACGGGCGCGACGGTACCCGTTACCGGCGGCCTGGAATTGCTCCCGCCAATCGGAAAACTTCTAGAGGCAAATTAG
- a CDS encoding GntR family transcriptional regulator — translation MTSLYRDTADRLLTELESGAWREGAMIPSEAHLQETFGISRTTVRRALALLERDGHIERRQGLGSFYRSRKIGKSISSRVDFHTEGRTHGQMPSTRALSFTARNATISERAIFGPEARGGVVELRRLRLLNGQPTVFQISVLCHVGIQDLKRSDFENTSLYALLSSRFELVVSDVDETLEAVNADGDVAQVMGIEPGIAIFNTHRIARDAAGRVVELSNNFVRADRYYFSFSGSIEEFGR, via the coding sequence ATGACGTCGCTCTATCGGGACACTGCAGACCGACTTCTGACCGAGCTGGAGTCCGGCGCATGGCGCGAAGGAGCGATGATCCCCTCCGAGGCGCACCTGCAGGAGACCTTCGGCATCAGCCGAACGACGGTGCGCCGCGCCCTCGCCCTGCTGGAGCGCGACGGACACATCGAACGCCGCCAGGGTCTCGGGTCGTTCTACCGCTCCCGCAAGATTGGCAAGTCGATTTCGAGCCGGGTCGATTTCCATACGGAGGGCCGCACGCACGGGCAGATGCCCTCCACCCGCGCCCTCTCCTTCACCGCGCGCAACGCCACCATTTCGGAACGGGCGATCTTTGGTCCCGAGGCCCGCGGAGGGGTCGTCGAGCTGAGGCGGCTGAGGCTGCTCAACGGCCAGCCGACGGTGTTCCAGATCTCTGTGCTGTGCCATGTCGGCATTCAGGACCTGAAGCGCTCCGATTTCGAGAACACCTCGCTCTATGCTCTGTTGTCGTCCCGCTTCGAGCTGGTTGTCTCCGACGTCGACGAGACGCTTGAGGCCGTGAACGCCGATGGCGACGTCGCTCAGGTGATGGGTATCGAACCCGGCATCGCGATCTTCAACACCCACCGTATCGCCCGCGACGCCGCGGGCCGTGTGGTCGAACTTTCCAATAATTTTGTCCGGGCGGACCGCTACTATTTCTCCTTCTCCGGCTCGATCGAGGAATTCGGACGATGA
- a CDS encoding LemA family protein yields MSVWFWVIGPIVLVIGYIWYATLIRRRNRAQEALSSIDVQLRKRHDLLPNILKLADRFMAHERDLLTRVTDLRNQAQKPYDPNQQAEVREHLDAEGSLQAGVRQLFALAENYPELRSSETVVQAQETFNEVEGHISAARRFYNSAVTDLNSAIQVWPGPLIAGIAGVQAMPFFEIEDEAVRRPIDADSYINLPKASTE; encoded by the coding sequence ATGAGTGTCTGGTTCTGGGTGATCGGCCCCATTGTGCTGGTCATCGGCTATATTTGGTACGCGACCCTGATCCGGCGGCGGAACAGGGCTCAGGAGGCGCTGTCGTCCATCGACGTGCAGTTGCGCAAGCGCCACGACCTTCTGCCCAACATCCTCAAGCTCGCCGACCGCTTCATGGCGCACGAGCGTGACCTGCTCACGCGGGTGACGGACCTGCGCAACCAGGCGCAGAAGCCCTACGACCCGAACCAGCAGGCGGAGGTGCGCGAGCATCTCGACGCGGAAGGTTCGCTCCAGGCCGGCGTCCGCCAACTTTTCGCGCTGGCAGAGAACTATCCGGAGCTGCGTTCCAGCGAGACGGTCGTGCAGGCGCAGGAGACGTTCAACGAGGTCGAGGGGCACATCTCCGCAGCGCGGCGCTTCTACAATTCCGCCGTCACCGACCTGAACAGCGCCATCCAGGTTTGGCCCGGCCCGCTCATCGCCGGCATCGCGGGTGTCCAGGCCATGCCGTTCTTCGAGATCGAGGACGAGGCGGTGCGCCGGCCGATCGACGCCGACAGCTACATCAACCTGCCGAAAGCCTCGACCGAGTGA
- a CDS encoding DUF3137 domain-containing protein: MKSVASREETGFDRADFGAYYEAEIAPDLAQIEGRRKLMAFGVRALWGLSGVGLLLFLSAGMLAPSLGMDRDTLGFAGGALLFGGIGGAILLGKLARAPFKRILVGRTCAFFGLDYKTKGFDFPIDAFRDAEILPRFDKHRLRDGISGRHRGVDIQICEAVLTRVRDNSRGNSIDRKSEEAFDGLLLAYGFAEPFSGDTVVLSDMTWLGNKLKGLTQSGERVTLEDPEFERQFEVYSDDQVEARYLLQPRFMERLVSLAGRLNAGKRMSLAFRGNRLLVALRTDADFFEGGAVGKDATDRERAEELLREIQMIFNVVDVLDLGERRTGGEGGKGDGTRAGGISAAFAGG, translated from the coding sequence ATGAAGAGCGTGGCAAGCCGCGAAGAGACCGGATTCGACCGTGCCGACTTCGGTGCCTACTACGAGGCCGAGATTGCCCCCGATCTGGCGCAGATCGAGGGACGCCGCAAGCTCATGGCTTTCGGCGTCAGGGCGTTGTGGGGCCTCTCAGGCGTGGGGCTGCTGCTGTTCCTGTCGGCCGGCATGCTGGCGCCGAGCCTCGGGATGGACCGCGATACGCTCGGCTTCGCCGGCGGCGCGCTCCTGTTCGGGGGGATCGGCGGTGCGATCCTGCTCGGCAAGCTCGCGCGCGCTCCGTTCAAGCGGATCCTGGTGGGCCGGACGTGTGCCTTTTTCGGCCTCGACTACAAGACGAAAGGCTTCGACTTCCCGATTGACGCTTTCCGCGACGCCGAGATCCTTCCGCGCTTCGACAAGCACCGGCTGCGCGACGGGATTTCCGGCAGGCATCGGGGCGTCGATATCCAGATCTGCGAGGCTGTGCTGACGAGAGTCCGCGACAACAGCCGCGGCAATTCCATCGACAGGAAGAGCGAGGAAGCCTTCGATGGCCTGCTGCTGGCCTATGGCTTTGCCGAGCCCTTCAGCGGCGACACCGTGGTGCTGTCGGACATGACCTGGCTCGGCAACAAGCTGAAGGGGCTGACGCAGAGCGGCGAACGCGTGACGCTCGAGGATCCCGAGTTCGAGCGCCAGTTCGAGGTCTATTCCGACGATCAGGTCGAGGCGCGCTACCTGCTTCAGCCTCGTTTCATGGAGCGGCTGGTCTCGCTCGCCGGGCGGCTGAACGCCGGCAAGCGCATGTCGCTCGCCTTTCGCGGCAACCGTCTCCTGGTGGCGTTGCGAACGGACGCCGACTTCTTCGAGGGCGGTGCCGTGGGCAAGGACGCCACCGACCGCGAGCGGGCGGAAGAACTGCTCAGGGAAATCCAGATGATCTTCAACGTCGTCGACGTGCTCGACCTCGGCGAACGCCGCACCGGCGGCGAGGGTGGCAAGGGCGACGGCACGCGCGCGGGCGGGATCTCCGCCGCCTTTGCTGGCGGCTAG
- a CDS encoding molybdopterin-dependent oxidoreductase, protein MQARGKDPAARGSGPGAAGLRRLMVPLVVALSVLSVSTPRSAEAACDLPEPTGKVLLEISGSIDCTNDGDTAVFDRDGLTALPQHTLKTTTVVTDGVKTFRGFRMQDLLDAVGAHGETAVAHALNDYVVDIPLDDFSRFEVLVALRMDGKRLTARDKGPLWIVYPRDQYAELQDIRYDYRWVWQLDRLKIR, encoded by the coding sequence ATGCAGGCGAGAGGGAAGGATCCGGCGGCAAGGGGGTCGGGCCCGGGAGCCGCTGGCCTGCGGCGGCTTATGGTGCCGCTCGTCGTCGCACTGTCCGTTCTGTCGGTGTCGACCCCGCGCTCTGCGGAGGCTGCGTGCGACCTGCCGGAACCGACCGGAAAAGTCCTGCTGGAGATTTCCGGGTCGATCGACTGCACCAATGACGGCGACACGGCGGTGTTCGATCGAGACGGGCTGACGGCCTTGCCGCAGCACACGCTGAAGACCACCACTGTCGTCACCGACGGTGTGAAGACTTTCCGCGGCTTCCGGATGCAGGACCTGCTGGACGCGGTCGGGGCGCACGGCGAAACGGCGGTGGCGCACGCCCTCAACGACTATGTCGTCGACATCCCGCTGGACGACTTTTCCCGCTTCGAGGTGCTGGTGGCGCTGCGGATGGACGGCAAGCGGCTGACGGCGCGCGACAAGGGTCCGCTCTGGATCGTCTACCCGCGCGACCAGTACGCCGAGCTGCAGGACATCCGCTACGACTACCGATGGGTCTGGCAGCTCGACCGGCTGAAGATCCGATGA
- a CDS encoding BtpA/SgcQ family protein produces the protein MKTLFQDRYGEAKLLIGMVHTLPMPGSPLYDRTGGMRKVVRQAQAEARILRDTGFHSIMYCNESDMPYRQNNPVETVAAMADLIAECRAEIDLPHGVNMLIDPIASISIAHATGGGFVRCFLTGAYVGDLGQYIPDAARVLKLRADLDATDIAIISNVTPGFSINLDTRSVTEAAKGAVFLGLADAVCVSGPAAGVEAELQAVSAVANAVPDTPVVVGTGVSSANIAQLATVADAFIVGTSIKQDGKTLNPVDPHRAQALTAALAA, from the coding sequence ATGAAGACGTTGTTTCAGGACCGCTATGGCGAGGCCAAGCTGTTGATCGGCATGGTGCACACCCTGCCCATGCCCGGCTCCCCGCTGTACGATCGCACCGGCGGCATGCGGAAGGTGGTGCGCCAGGCCCAGGCCGAGGCCAGGATTCTGCGGGACACGGGATTCCACTCGATCATGTACTGCAACGAGTCCGACATGCCGTACCGGCAGAACAACCCGGTCGAGACGGTTGCCGCCATGGCCGATCTGATCGCCGAGTGCCGGGCCGAGATCGACCTGCCGCACGGGGTCAACATGCTGATCGACCCGATCGCCTCGATCTCGATCGCCCACGCCACCGGAGGCGGCTTCGTCCGCTGCTTCCTCACCGGCGCCTATGTCGGCGACCTCGGCCAGTACATCCCTGACGCCGCTCGTGTCCTCAAGCTGCGCGCGGACCTCGACGCGACCGACATCGCGATCATCTCCAACGTCACGCCCGGCTTCTCCATCAACCTCGACACCCGCTCGGTGACCGAGGCCGCGAAAGGCGCGGTCTTCCTCGGCCTGGCTGACGCCGTTTGCGTTTCCGGTCCGGCGGCCGGCGTCGAAGCGGAACTTCAGGCCGTGAGCGCGGTCGCGAACGCGGTTCCGGATACGCCGGTCGTCGTGGGGACCGGCGTGTCGTCGGCCAACATCGCGCAGCTGGCGACGGTCGCCGATGCCTTCATCGTTGGCACCTCGATCAAGCAGGACGGAAAGACGCTGAACCCGGTCGATCCCCACCGGGCGCAGGCGCTGACGGCGGCGCTGGCGGCATGA